The genomic DNA TTAGTCAGGCCACCGGTTTGTTGCGTTGTCACGCCCATGCGATAACAACTGGCGAGCTGCTCCGACCTTCTCAGATAGGGCCATAAATCAGCACACCGAAACGGCCATCGGTGGGACATAAAATTCGAACACGAACACCTTATCTAAATTGGTGCCTCCGGTCATGAAATTTGTAACGATTCATGGTTTCGCTGTGTGAAGTAGTGCCGGCTCAATGAGTCTATTATCGTGTAATCCAACCAAGATCCAAGGTAAAAGGGCGAAGTGGTCGGTGAGGACACTGGGAGAAACGCGGCCACAGAAATAACCCAAAAATCGGAAGCATCGATACCGTTGGAAAATGTCGAGGAGCTACTACTATTTTTTAAGATTATTATgggctttttttattgttttatgcgtacatgttgttttgtttgctggtgTCCAGACGGAAGCCTCCCCCCTGGCTGGGCTGGGCACCACCTTCCTTACGCTTAACGAAAGCTGTCTACTTCCGGAACGGGCTGATCGGCGATCCCAACCAGGTGGTAATGTACTGCTCGGCCATTTGCTTCGTTTCGAGCAGCTCCTCCGAATCCATGCCGCTGATCGAGATGACATCCTCGGCGAAGAATGCACGCGGCGTGACGCGCGCATTTGCCAGCAGGTTCGTGTACTCGGTGATGGACACCTGGCGGAATGGGTCGAGCTCACCGTTCGTGTACAGCACGTTGGTGACACGCGGATCCGTAGCACCGAAGTGGAAGTTGGTCAGACGGACACCTTCGTACACGACCTCCTCGGTAATCCATTCGCCGAACGCAGCCTGACACTCGGCCAGGAACAGATCGTACGTCACCTTCGATCCGAACGGCTGATCCGGCGAGGACGTCGTCTCGAAGTATCCGAACTCGGTACAATCGTGGTAGACGGACTGGCGCAGTCCATACTCCAGGTTGGCCGGCGCATCCACATCTTCATCGGTCAGATAGCGGATAAAGTTCTCGAGCGACAGGTCGAAGCACTCGCGCGCCTCCGAGTACCGTTCGGTCAGGAAGGCAGAGAGAGCTTCCAGGCCGGTGTTGAACTGATCGTCGGTGAGGGCGTCACACACGCGACCAATGTTATCGATGTCAAAGTCCTCCACCATGGCCGCCTCGAGCGAAAGCATCATGGCGAAGAAGAAGGCCTCAACCTCGAACTGGTTCTCCGCGTCGACTGGCTCGCAGGTGTTGAACATCTCCGACACCATTTCGGTAACGCCGGCATCGATCAGGTTTTCGGCAGTGTGGAAAGCCTGGAAGATGCGGTTGTAGCACTGGTCGCTACCCTTCACGCGGATAATGTTGCCGACTTCCACAGCGAACTCCTCGAAGTTGGTGGTGGCACGTACCGGAGCGCTGGAGGCCCAGGCACCGTCGATGATGTTGGGGAAGCGCTGACGGGCCCAGGAAGCGAGAGTACCCGCGTATCCGGCACCGTGCAGAATGACGCGTGCGTTCGGGTCTCCCATAACTTCACGGCGCAGGAAATCGATCCATTCGATCAGATCGAACAGGACCTGCTCGGTGCGCATGAAGCGCAGGTTCTCGGTCGAGTAGTTCCTGTGATACGATGGGACAAAGAACACGGTTAAGAAAGCGGGTGTTGGACATACATAACTTATTTAGAGACACTTACGGGACAGGGTTACTACCACCGAAGTAGCGATGCTCGTTCGTCGCCAACCACGCTCCCTCCATCGCGGCCACATCGCGGAAATGGCTGTTCTCCATGAAGTACGGATTGATCGGATAGTGTCCACCGATCACGACAAACAGTGGGCCCCCCTCACGGTAATACTGGTCATTGTGCAGATAGTTAAACTCGAACGTGTCCCGGTTCTGTGGGTCAAAGTGGTTCACGCGCGACGTGAAACGGCCCTCGACCGTGCGCGGGCTCTGCGACACGTAACCCTTCGGTGGGACGATGCCCTCCCTGCGAGCGGCCAACCGTTCAATTCCCGGGAACGGACGGCGCACCTTGTCGACCGATTTGCCCGACGCAATGACAATCGcgcccagcagcaacagtgctGCCACCTTCACACTCGCCGAGCTGTACTTCATCCTGATGCGCTTGCTGTACGATTAACGACTAAACGGTTTCCCGTCGGGTGCGCGACGGTTAAATAGTACCGCAGCAGGACTCGTCTGCGGCGCCTACCCTgacacaaaacacaccacGTCTGCCACGACGAGACCCGATCCGATCCGGTGGCCGTAATCCTTATCGTAGTTTCTATTATCGAAGTAAACACTTTTTCCCCCCAAACCATGACATGGCGAAGAATGGCCCCGGTTCGGAAGCCGCACAACCGCGGGTGGGTAGGAAGGTCACACACAATTCCGGCGGGACGTAGTCGTGACAGTACGGTTGCGATATCACGCGGAAGCTGAACGACGCAGGATGGAGAATTGGACAAATCATCATCGATATACATAGAAGTGGTGGACGCGGGATTTGAATCAGCAGCAAGCCCTCTCTTATCTTATCCATCTGAAGTGATGCACTTTAATTGTTCGGTAATGGTTGTAATGGAAGGGCGAGTGGGAGGAGGAGCTCTACAGTAAACTCCCAAGGATATCTACTTTTGAAGCAATGAGATTTATGGATATGATTAATTTCATAATGTTGCTCAAGAGCAAATTTGATAAGGAAGTGGAGTTCAGGTGGAGTTACAGATACGTCAAAGCTCGTCATTTAGTGCTGATTCCGTCAGGCGATTTTAAGTGGGTTAGATAAAATGGTACATAAACTTATTACCATTGCCACCCCCATTTATAGcaaaaatcttttttaaattacttttacaTTCTATATACTCACACACGGTCACTTTTTTGCTACTACGGATGGAGTAAAAGCAAGGAGATTCAAAACAGCACTCACGTGCGCATGCTTGGATTGCATAACTTGCGGCTTCATAGCAAGCAGTAATGGGTATTGCATACTCATCAGGCGTTATAGTTGTAATGTCGACTTTCTTTTTAAGGAAAAGCTGTTGGGTGATGTTTGTTGCTACGTATTCTATAGCTTACATTGTTTTACCATTTTAGAAGATGTTGCTAAAATCTGAGCGTTGTATTATTAataaagtaatattaaaaGACATTACAAGGTGATCGAAATTAGTTTGAATACATGTAGCCAGATATAGCCTCATATATAGGCTATCTTTTGTTTAGTATTTGTGACTTGTTATCATTTATCTCTTTCAGGCTTTTTTACtgttgaaaatgttttccaaaaTGATCAGCTAGGGAGGCTCGGTCGATAAGCTGTTATTCAGCATCCAACCATCTCACAAAAATCCCGCGGTTTAAAAGCGACGCGTTAATGatggtttggggggggggggggggggtgatttAAGGAAAGCTCTTACTGGTTTTATTGCAAAAAGCATGAAAAACTAAGCTTGAAACTATAACAACGAGGTTCTGGAGAAGGTTGTGGTTCCGGTAACTCTAAGCTTTTACGGCATGGATCATGACGGTTTATGCGGTCCAATCCTCACCTTCAATTCCTCACCTATCCAAGCGTACTGTCGAGTGAATTTGACTGATGCTAATCCTAAACATGCCAAAACTCTTTTAAGAAGCAAATATCCAAGATATAGGACAAGATACCGATGAAGCAGTTACATGCTCAACACCGTACACCGAATAAACGGATACAAACACAATACTTGGCTTCATACTTAAGGTAGTGCAAagcaatcttcttcttccttggcactacaacctcgaaaggtcttacAACCGCCCCTATACCATACCATGTGAAATTGGAATACAAATTTTCGTTACAAAAGGAAATCAGAAAATGAGTCTTGCGATGCCTTGAGTGCAATACATGAGTCGGCGTAGTTTTTTTGGAAACGTTCTACGTTAACTCAGTCGTTTAGCAGCTTTATCTACttgatatattttatttaaccaTTAGATCAATTTAAAACTGTTTTGCTCAAGATTCTTGCTCAGTTCAGATCAGATAAAACCTCAGATCGGTCTAACCGGACATGAGTTTCGAACGGTAGCGATCATTTTGCGGACCCCCGAAGTGATAAGAAAATATAGTCACGTTACACGCATCGAcatagcaacagcaacaatcgGAAGATTGCTCTTGAAACTTCCGCCCAGACGTGGGTTTCCGCACCTCATTCGGGAACACATTTAAAAAGTGCAAGACGTTTAGATGAACAATATTTTTCTATAAACTTTTGCGTGTTgaagacttcttcttccttggcactacaaaacctcgagagatctcggcctgccatttctggctttctgtgactagaatttacccgtagaaaagtagtcagccctacgtacgggaagtcggtctggatgggaattgaaccccgcacccctgccgtgtgaaaaccggcgccgttatcgccttgaccaccggaccgccccaattttGAAGAGTTCTGCGTAAAATTGTGAACACTCATTTTAGGGAAAGGTTTTCACTATATCACTGTATCATACTATATCCTATTCCACTATTTTCTCTAGAAACTAAGGGCTGGACGTTTTCTAGCGAGATCAGGAATGAATAAAATGAACCTCCCTTCTTGGCACGATTGCATTGCTGCGGgtagcaaataaaacaaatagtGTTTTAATAGAGTTTTCATTTTCGGTATCAAAAAGCTCCAAAAATGTGAGGTTGGATATTCGCTGAAGTCATAATTTGTTCCAACCGGTTGAGTTGAATGTGCCTGCGCTAGACAAGGATGAATCTGTATCTATTAGAATGAAGTGGAGCTTGTTTTGATTTACCGCTTCCCCatgcaacacgcacacacacccagtaTCACGAAAGAAAAGTTTCCTTGCCAACTGCACGCACACTGCTGCAGCAGCCTGTATCGCTACACACTGTCAAATTGTACCGGTAAAAAATTTGATCTATACTCCACATtctggcaacactgccacTCAATACTTCCTTACTTTTCCGAGCAGAGTGAAGGCGTCCATTCTTGTTCTCCCCAATAGTGAACAATTTtcctgtgttgttgttttttttttgattttcgGTGTTCGTAACAAAGTGGTAAGCAAGTTCCGGGtttgagtttgtttgtttgtgataAGTAAATGCCATTTGCAGAACGTTTGTGTTGGTTTACTAAGTTTTGTGAAATTTTCCTTCATCGAGCTCGTGAAAATGGATGCATATCCGCTGCGTGAAGGTTTTGCTAATAATCTTGCCTGTACTATCGTCCAGCTAGATCCGTTTCCGCTCATAATGTCGCACACCATCCTACTGCTTCAGCCGTGCGCAGATGCCAGCTCACGCACCTACTGCGACTACGAAACTGTTGGCGAGTGCATCGAGGGTGTGTGCAAGATCTACGAGGAGGTACTGCGACGAAGCAACCCGAATGCATCGACCATAACCTACGACGTCGGTCAGCTTTTCACCTTTATCGATGAGGTATGGCGTACCGGAAGATGCTGTAGTGCGTGTTGATCCAGAACCTagcgattttttcttcattccagTTTGCGGATCTTTGCTGTCTGGTGTATCAGCCAGCCACCAATACCTATGCACCGAAAACCAAGGAATGGGTAAAGGAAAATGTTTACCAGCTGTTGAAACGAGCGGCCGGCATTACGTCCGAGCCGGGTTCAGTTCCTCGTGCGACATCCACGCCGATCCCTAGCCGGGGAAATGGGACCGGTGCGGAGAACCACCCGGCAGACAAGAAAAGCCCAGACGGAAACCGCCGGACACTGTAGTACTCAATATGAAAATGCACTGCATGTGATCGTAAACGCGAACTTGGTTACCTCGCACAGTGTACACAGCTGTTTCGAGAGGAAGTCCATCATCTAAGTTAGAGTCGAGAACAAgttcatcatttttttttttcaatacacATGCTCACACATGTGCCTCACGATGTACGAAAACCATAGGAAAGTTCTAATTCAATCCAGCATACATCCACCCAGTTATTTTTAAACGCACGAGGCGTGATTTGTTAGTAGAAACGAGCAAGCAAAATATATTACCATGCCATCCCAGAAAATAGTTGTTAGCGGTGTATGAATCGCATTAAAACCAAGCGTTAATAAACAATCTTGCCGTTAAATGCAACTCGACACATTTAATTATTACTCGACAATACCGCTTTAGTGTCCATCGTCTGTTAATCCAATATCCAAGAAAGGCTTGATTGGTTCggtcgttcggtgtcattctcatggcacGATCTTCTCTCCAGAACCGGGAGAGTCTAATAACAATGGTGAGACCATCGTCAATGACTTAGTAAGCTACTGCTGTGTAGGAGATCCTTAAAGCAATTACGTCTACGAAATCAGTATTTGAAGTGGTCTCTGAAGATACTCCAGAACTTCGACTCTTACCTGTAGCACATGGCATTGAGAGTGTTCCATCCATTCGCAACTGACATGTGAAGCCGGTCAGCTTTATTCTAATAAGCCTGCTAAGCATTGCCAGCGATTCCAAAAGAGGGAAGATATGCTAGAAGTATCTACTAGGGTTTACCGGCTGGtaaagatctggtcagtgatTGATTTCctgtttcggaatcctctctgatagttttcGTGTATCTCTCCGAGTAATGAGACTTGTCGATGTTGAAGAATCATGGAGAAATGTACGATATTCTACACCGTAACGGTCATGTATTTGCTGCACTCTAGATTTACGCCCTTCTTGTAAaatgggatagatgatgcaATGAGTCCAATGAAAAGGCAACGATAGGCATCTGATAGCGAAGATCATTGTATGTTCAAAACCGGCAATGACAATCAAATCGTCAGCTATCGTCAAAACGTGCCAGTTTCGGCTAAAGAATGATAGCGCAGAATGATTTACCACAAAACTCTTGGTGCCACATGCGCAAGTGGTATCCGGTGCGGTGCGTGACCACCCGTGGTGGCACAGGACCTCCGTACCGCTGAcagcaaaaaataattttaacccACAAAAACACTTCAGAATAGAGAAGCAAAAAGAGCCCACACGCAAGTAACATCACCGGGAGCACAGGAACAACGCAAGTGTCCCCAAATGCGATGCCCGACCACCGACGAATGTTTACATTATAGCAAAGGACCAAGTCTTCGCGTTAGCATAAGTGGAGATGACGCTATTAAATTAACTCAACCATGCGAGATTCGGCAATCCACTGTGCGATAGCATTAACCGTTTTTTGAATAAAGAGTGAAAGAAAAGTCTTTCCGCCTCGCTTTGGCAATTAGAATCCAAACATGGAAATGAGTAttcaaaaattataatttaaataacGACGACTCTGCACTCTATTCTCGAACAAAGAATCTTGTGtaagtcttcttcttcagctctgccttccctccggatgttggtcccgcatTCCACTAGTACTctgtcggaagaattaggggCGAAATCGTGGCCTAAGATGAACGGTTAAAcactctctcttcttcttcttcttccttggcattacaacctcattcccctgccatttctggctttctgtgactgaattttacccatagcaaggtagtcagccctgcgtacggggtggCGATCTGgtcgggatttgaaccccggtcctgccgtgtaaagaccggcgctgctgtcgctCCGAACGCCCGCGGTTAAACACTACGCCTGGTAATACAGGAAAATGACAGGAAATGTAACCTGTCTAGCCTAAGCGAAGACGGTCACACCCGTCGTTCCAACATAGAGTGAGAAGTTACGAGAATCCACCATTAGGAACTAGTTTTGGTAGAACCAAGAAAATGCCAAACCATCTGATTCGAGTAGATCTGACACATGTAGAAGGAATTGCATGAGTGCTTTGGAATCGGCCATTCTTTCGCGTGACCGGATCACCAACGGTGGACGGTTACACAGGTTCTGGATGATTGAAAAAAATCGGAATCATCgcaaccgtccggaaccgttggAACCGTCTGGAATTGTAGTCGCCTAGTATTAGTGAGTATGAGCCAACCTCTGGTGTACGGGTTTTACAATTTTGTAAGGGGTGGATGCTTTTAATAACACTAGACGTAGACGTTGAAGACGATGCAACGAGttaaaggataaaaaaatctGTCATGGCATTTTACTGGTAGAACACCTGTGCTAAGTGAACGACAAGCTTCAGTagaatcatttttttctctcatagGTGAGCTCGCACTCACTTATGCTGGCCGACTACAatccggacggttccgaacGGTTCCGATAGTTCCGAACGATCCCGGGCGGTTCTGAGTGGAACCGACACTTCCATTTCCTTGGAATCAGAGCAGATGGACCGAACCCGGAGTGGAACCGTGAATGCGTTCTAGAGAACCCCCCCATTTTGCTCACGGGGTTCTCTGCGATTCGAACCTTTGTGGCGACTAGCAACTCCTTCAGATTGTTTCGTTAATACGTCTCTCAAAAGAGTTGTTAAACGATTCGAATCCCGCTGGTGAAGGTGTAAGAGTGAGTTAGTTCGTCGAGAAGAGTACAGAGTGACAGAGTCAATTCGCCAATAATTTCTTTCTTTGAGACCACATCATAACGCTAACGggatggttggttttattATATATTAGTAAACGTTTAATATCCACATGTTTCAACTTCACTCTACTGTCTTCCTATTAGACTGCACGTATTAGACACTTTCCGTTTAAAAAAGTTAACAATAAAGTAATGAAATATACAAACGAAACGTGTGATGAAACACGGAGTGTTCCAACCTATCTCTCTGCTCACCTCCACACAGTTCTTATGCCCTTTCGTGTAGTAAGCTGTTTGTTGCACCCTTTTCCCTAACCTTTATGCTGGGCGCCCAATATGCCGGGCAAAGTGTGTGATAGCGTGTGCCGTATTTTTGTATTAACTAGTATAACCTATACTATACTATCGTGTGCTCGTATAAGAGTCCCTGCTTGCCGAGTacctgtgagtgtgtgtgtttgtttgtgtggatTATTTATATTAGAGTTTTGTGTTCATTTTTACATGCCCGTGTCCGTTAAACGATTTCACCACGGGCAAAAATTCAAAGATTATGATGCAACGCCGCGAAAGGAGGGCGCacccaaaagaaaacaaaaacatgctcGGAAGGGCTTAGTAAGTAAAACCAATCAATGGTTGTAGAAAAAGAGAAAGTATAAAAATATGCATGCATGCAAGTGAGCGGCTCCAGCACCGTGGACAccgtaaacaaataaaaataaaaataaaaaaggacatAAAATAAAGGAAAGTGTACAAAAAAAGGATAGAAGAGTAGATGTATCAAACTACAAAACAGAGCATCCAGCACCCCACCTTTGCTTGACGATTAATCCTTCCGCAGCGAATCCTTGTTGAAGCTTCGAATGGCATCCAAAAGCGCCGTCCGCGGATCGATGGCCGGTGTCGCGGCGACGACGGGTGATTTCTTCACGATCGCACCCCGCACCACCGGTTGGGATGCTTTGGCCGCTGGGGCTGCTGGTGGCATCGGGGCGGGCGGTGGTGGCATGGGTGCGTTACCGACCGGCAGGGAAGTCGGTCGGGCAGGAGCCGGACTAGCAGCAGCTGTCGCCGTTACGTTCACCTTAGCAACCGTCGGTTCCGTCACGGGCCTGGAGGATGGCGTTGGATCGTTCGCCAGGATTTTATCCTTCAATCCGGTCCGTCGCAGTGTGTTCTGCGAGAAGGGCAACGAGCTGGGAGCCTCACCGTCCTCCACCAGTGGGACGGTCGTTTTGCGCAGCGTGCTCGTATCGATCATCGAAACGGGTCGCAATCGGGGCGTAGTGACTGTGGTGCTGCCGGTCGGTTCAATGTCAAGCGACTTAAAGCCACGCACGGTCGGCTGCAGGACTGTCGGTGGTTTTGGTCCGAAGCTCAACCGGCTAATGTTGGTGCTGAGGCTGCTAGCGGACGGAACGGTTCCGTTAATGCTTACGCTGCTTACGTTGCTCGTACTGCTACCGTTGTACGGTTCGTACCGGAAGGCAGGCTTTGGCTCGATTGGTGGTGGCGCTTGACGCTGGGCAACGTTCTTTTTGTACTCGACGGCACGCACGATCGGTAAGCGTTCGCCGGGCGGTGTTGCAGTGGCcggtttcggtgcggttgcCGGTAGCTTCACTACAGCCGGCGCTGCTTCTGGCTGCCGCACGTGagacactgctgctgctgctaatggCACATTCGAAACAACGTCTTCCGGTTGATCGACCTCGTGGATCGTTCGCCGTACGTATCCGCCGGTTGCGCTAGActccaccgtcgtcgtcgtcgacgtcgtGGTGGAGCTTCCACCCGGGCCGATACTTATCTTCGTGCTGCTCACATTGTTGACGTTCCGGAAGCCGCGTGGAAGCGTGGAGCTACCGCCGAACCGATAGTCCCGGTCCGATTTGATCGAGACGTCGATCTTGGGCCGTTCGTTCCACGTCGCGAAGCTTATCGTCGGCGGTCCCTGGTAGGTCCACTTTTTCGTGTCGGATTCGTTCGTGGCAGATGTAGCGGTGGCGGCCGCAGCACTGGAACTCTctgtgctactgctgctgctcaccacCGTGCTGTTGGTGGTAATGCTAACGACGGTCGTTTGCGGTTCCTTCCCGGCGACTGGGTGCTGTTGGACGATCTGgcgttgctgttgcttgttcTGCAACTTTTCATCATCGCTTTTCGACTCGCTAGCTAGATCGGGGAGCGATACTTCCGGTTTGGTGATCCATTGCTGCTCCTCGCTTTTAATCTTTTCTTCCACTGTTTTCTTCACAATCAACTCCTCAACAGCGTCTTGCTGTTTCGGCTCCTCGACGATCTTTTCCACCAACTTCTCAACCTTCTTCAAATCCTCCGTTTTGTTGGCATCAGCGCTTGGCTTAACCGGATCAGGCTTTGGTTCCTGCATCGgtaccggttccggttccggttcttGCTCTACCTTTGCCTCCTCAATGCTATCCTTACgcaccgcaccaccaccattcatGTGCACcttaccaccaccaacggtaCCCCCGTTCAGCTGCACCAGCGTGGAAATGTCGGTAAAACTGTTCCGCTTGATGGCAGCCATCGAGGGCAGTACGATTTCATCCGCCGACGGCGCATCCTCAACCGCACTACCATTCGTTTGGTGCAGATTGTTAATGCTGTTCTTGCGCGATGTGTTCAGGATGTTTTTGATCACCTCCAGGCTCTGCAGCGACGGGGAATCGCAGATGCTTAGCTCACTGGTCGATTTACGGCGATTGGCGAACGAGTTCGCAGCGGCCAGTGAGGCGGCACTGGTCGCGGCCCGATTTTCCCAGCGCTGCGCACCGATCAGGGAAATGTACGAGGTGCTGCGTGGCGTTAGCTGTAACGGTCCGGGTGCGCTTGTACCGGTTTGAGCGGGAGAGTTGAGCGATTGAATGTAATCGGAGCGGGTCGAATGGAACGAATCGGACCGATTGATCACCCTTGGGCTTTTGTTTAGCATTGTCAAGCTGCGACGCTTCACCGGTGCCAGCTCCTTTTTAGCGCTGGCAGTCGTATAACCGTTCGATGGACGCCCGATATGATCGTCCTCGTCGCTGCTTTGCGTAAGGGAGGCCGGCTTCCGGACGGTGATCGAATCGACCGATATCTTTCGGCGCACAATCGTCACATCCGTTTCGTCCTGCAGGTCTTTGCTGTCTTTAATCGTTTCCTTGCCGCTGCCATTCGCCACAACCGGTGCAACGCTGTCCGCACGTTCAATCTTCGGCGCATGCTGTTGTGTTCGGTCCTCAACGATCGTGGTGTTCGTCGTGGTGGTAGTTGTGCTGGTGATAATATTTTCCTTGTTTTCCGTGCTACTGTAGGTCGAAATCTTGAAATTCGCCAAACTGCTTCTATTCACGACGGCAATTTCCGCTTCCTCCTTTCGGCTCAGCTCAACGCCCTCACGCAGCAGCTGGTTCAGTTCGCTCATGACGCTCGTCTTCCGTTCGTTCAATGACTGGGCATCCGAACCGGTCGTTTTTCCACCACCGATCGATTCACTCAGCGTGGCCAACTCACCTTCGATGATTTTTTCTCGCCGTTTTTCCAACGTCTGTAACCACACGTCGCGTGCTTCCTGTGTACTGTCCGGTTCACCGTTTGTTTCCCCAGCTGCCGACCGATGGCCATTCTCGCCACCCACACGGTAACCATCCTCCAGGTCGGAGCTGATGTGTGGAACATCGTCCGACACGTGCGTGGTTGCATCTGTTTCGGTGGAAACACTCGCGGGACTTTCCGGTCGCTGGGATCGCTGAACAGCGGAAGCATAGAACGGTGGCTGCATCGTTTCACGACCGGCCGTTAGATCGAGCATGGTTTGAAGGCGCTCCTGAATGAACGGTTCAATGCGCTCGGTCGGTTCATCCGACAGGACGGTAAGCATATCGCTACGAAGTGTTGTGTTATCGACGAATGTTGACGCCGGCCGATAGAACTGACCACGCTCATCGTAATCGCTTGCCTTGATGGAAGCATCGGCAAAGGTTGGTGGTGCTGGCAGCTTGTACGTCCACTGTTCCTCATCCACCGTCGTACCGTTGTTTTCGGTCGATGGTTTTTCACCATCGTTCGGTTTGGTTCCATTGGAGATGGTTCCCGATGGCGTCTTCTTGCTTTGCTGCTCCCCTTCTATTCCATTGGAGGGCATTTTCTTCACCAGCGCTTTTCCGGACTCGATGTTGTAGATTTTAATTTCCTCATCCGAGCTGTTATCTCCGGGTGAGGCAGGTTGATCAAGGGAAGCGGCTTGATTACCACCAATCTGTACCTTCGATACGATGGGTGTGGTGGATGTTGGTTTTGATAGCGTATCGGCCACACCGTTACCGTTGCCGACAATTTTAATAGATACGGATGAGGTGGATCCGTTCTTCTGGTGTGTCTTTTCGCCAGAGGTTGGTGTGGTTGAGGTTACGACCGGATCATTCAATGGGGCCTGTTCTACGTTCAGCATCACCTTCGAtacgttctgctgctgctgctgctgctgatgcacgTAAGGAGCCCGGTGGACACTACCGTTGACGGCATTCAATCGCGATTCTAGAAGAAGAGGAGATAAACCACAGTTAAAACATTGGCGAAAATAGAAATTTGAATGTTCTATCTTACCTCTGTTACGTTGCGTATCATCCGGTTCGCTGCTAAAGTTAGAATCCGTCTCCGATATGGCCGCATCATTGTCCCTCAGTAGATCGAGTGTCGATCGGGTAAGCGCTCTCGGCGAAGGTGTCGGAACCGGTGAGGGAGTTGCAATGGTCGCTGCTTTCGCTCTTGGCGGCGGGGCTGGGGCTTTGGACTTTTTGGCTGAA from Anopheles stephensi strain Indian chromosome 2, UCI_ANSTEP_V1.0, whole genome shotgun sequence includes the following:
- the LOC118507039 gene encoding mucin-17, whose translation is MNGLSTLNRLLGKRNKDVSKSTSNLSRSTTNLDASSHYNNKVIQLPVVANAPFEQTFRVTVLLPRDQLYVARVGAKTKLSTLLEMVCSDKLLDAQKYVFRHPADFQQGFELDMNIGEVGLSEVRLMSRKELEALRNSDYRLSTSDIFRMHQKSARETSGGTSVSSSDLSRNSKVPLKTTSPYSSTNSLNSMDSSGVSSSSRGGGGHSGTANGTASNGHSQMGPPVAPTRKKRLAPRPPSQNSIPEVRVPQQTPHSNGTGDKHDGHGPDDHIFKEPQLPPYSRQNFHVSTPNLYDRELKTADIINNNSNHPGVNMKNANAEPNGYAADVHNNNNVHDTQSKMLEEQDRKNLINTKTSYSTLKNRPTSMYIIREPDPASTLQRSSENGGSMVDIHHHSRASSSCSDAKDPRDFQDMPEPTPRKRLNSSAKKSKAPAPPPRAKAATIATPSPVPTPSPRALTRSTLDLLRDNDAAISETDSNFSSEPDDTQRNRESRLNAVNGSVHRAPYVHQQQQQQQNVSKVMLNVEQAPLNDPVVTSTTPTSGEKTHQKNGSTSSVSIKIVGNGNGVADTLSKPTSTTPIVSKVQIGGNQAASLDQPASPGDNSSDEEIKIYNIESGKALVKKMPSNGIEGEQQSKKTPSGTISNGTKPNDGEKPSTENNGTTVDEEQWTYKLPAPPTFADASIKASDYDERGQFYRPASTFVDNTTLRSDMLTVLSDEPTERIEPFIQERLQTMLDLTAGRETMQPPFYASAVQRSQRPESPASVSTETDATTHVSDDVPHISSDLEDGYRVGGENGHRSAAGETNGEPDSTQEARDVWLQTLEKRREKIIEGELATLSESIGGGKTTGSDAQSLNERKTSVMSELNQLLREGVELSRKEEAEIAVVNRSSLANFKISTYSSTENKENIITSTTTTTTNTTIVEDRTQQHAPKIERADSVAPVVANGSGKETIKDSKDLQDETDVTIVRRKISVDSITVRKPASLTQSSDEDDHIGRPSNGYTTASAKKELAPVKRRSLTMLNKSPRVINRSDSFHSTRSDYIQSLNSPAQTGTSAPGPLQLTPRSTSYISLIGAQRWENRAATSAASLAAANSFANRRKSTSELSICDSPSLQSLEVIKNILNTSRKNSINNLHQTNGSAVEDAPSADEIVLPSMAAIKRNSFTDISTLVQLNGGTVGGGKVHMNGGGAVRKDSIEEAKVEQEPEPEPVPMQEPKPDPVKPSADANKTEDLKKVEKLVEKIVEEPKQQDAVEELIVKKTVEEKIKSEEQQWITKPEVSLPDLASESKSDDEKLQNKQQQRQIVQQHPVAGKEPQTTVVSITTNSTVVSSSSSTESSSAAAATATSATNESDTKKWTYQGPPTISFATWNERPKIDVSIKSDRDYRFGGSSTLPRGFRNVNNVSSTKISIGPGGSSTTTSTTTTVESSATGGYVRRTIHEVDQPEDVVSNVPLAAAAVSHVRQPEAAPAVVKLPATAPKPATATPPGERLPIVRAVEYKKNVAQRQAPPPIEPKPAFRYEPYNGSSTSNVSSVSINGTVPSASSLSTNISRLSFGPKPPTVLQPTVRGFKSLDIEPTGSTTVTTPRLRPVSMIDTSTLRKTTVPLVEDGEAPSSLPFSQNTLRRTGLKDKILANDPTPSSRPVTEPTVAKVNVTATAAASPAPARPTSLPVGNAPMPPPPAPMPPAAPAAKASQPVVRGAIVKKSPVVAATPAIDPRTALLDAIRSFNKDSLRKD